One genomic segment of Candidatus Fukatsuia endosymbiont of Tuberolachnus salignus includes these proteins:
- a CDS encoding C80 family cysteine peptidase — MPRMQASTTVHPSTVSQTPYVPIYYTGEQATEIHVFKQSANYPQFRKEYEQAIDNIIRFYNQHSPDKGLSVITSEHGIKATVEEMLTQFKAELFAGNVDVTYLHSLYSAKQHMEEIAQLLVERDKEGKREAGIERIEKQPVEERDVPLEKKLDEICELAKKIKWCGSGVKSYILNTKLSLSTPFGDLLSKMDIVKLKIASRVVTEFTSSDAIPVYYRAGVHTFNFYLDRFSEELNIPRSHDPHARFMPIDSRNYLACQQALMAAVTPYNLTYELAMHYLHNLRNIFPKNPSDKMPEFSLIRDTVIALQPGYGEISLSSLIEEAADGGYQLRQDMTLLQVDIARQLSQLSRSLPKNRWPSWSIETLYDDSRGNKIQRIGDLFWREEEGELSPLDMIHLKQYSHYTDQIASGQIMRILGKTSEQDAQWLSQLNPRYLQAAEPKEIALFFSKLGDEESIAYARRHSGWFKTLATNPLMPILLKRPGDQLANIPADLLQEASPADLALFFLKLGDEGGIDYAQRYIEWFKTLAVNPLMSVLLTLPNEKLADISVDLLPTMNTAEICYFFEQRNNYRAATYIQNYVTWFNSQYQNISYDVADPWTAQDIEPRRLLLEIIIKQALAAPHSPPISHAGILGNLLICAIEYEDKYMARLLLQREEIGLKQIQYGHRENPLFLALRKNQTELVTLLLARHPLADYQDPGRYNVLYHPVAHKNFEILRELLIAGADPDEKNVLMRDLFNTRVATKTTILEQAVLSKDSRMVKILLAYQAKDDSANALMLAIEQGNIEMVRALVTLERPPPSNPDQSNIYHRAIACAQRAPNSPAVISILQREKHNLTWPNNLPDHATSNLFRYRVFSIAELDEPAVISGQFYKDIQSSLARLNDPLISDSEQIETAFILKNQIQSYIRRYPNSKRNPDFLTLNYQIDKVLFISDEQKSVNKGILDIAQTQPALAADVYQMIFNESLYVRPILMDFIIRGMKKNYYFMVTQGISGALPDENNLGFGVIFHIPLTEKFKDFETALSMAQEKRLLKKIAVDRVKRWIHVGYTVKELYALNFHQKEATQAIVPLLLALHSDHNHYNDEHKVFDKYANKEYVRKQQKAGLLRIKQTYHSIYHTNIAAWDKQYSFESRLQLNQLLHQQTSVKGRFALLLEGRQGLLMNLQFGLLDRHDLIIPQIDTLKELGVTTLALPLLGITQPFIDDYQRTRQMPMYLQMMLHHAGLERLFIAACEKGMNVIALGKRTSAWNTMYKKSMVNNLAEEKLKSVPKGEKFIVVADDTLFLSNPGRGRFLPGIAHRLGLPVVGIDEQNRFYIRADDLSQRGVYDNVGDAYHQGLSDHHSHSAWRNNDVDGWSRATVNLVSNHTNTRFDGQLILQLEDDVEVRDAAAKLAGKHPNKSVFVQLDSEGNYRVIYGSLRWLTGNLRWQVVGHGRGGENHINHQTLAGYNPASLAKKITQLSTQLHANYGIHAVPSYVSLVGCSLTDESGQPGGYAKEFGILLAKQGIYADIGARRTRLTVNELGQKLTPQGAGAWQDKIGDDKLVFSWNKDGQLVSARNLAARLERAVVLIDKLAAGEVKYVALDDQQRRDLTDSFHVTEHSSGTLAEKVLDVKQLMLTVFDSKYHQWWRHQVDQLLQLQGIHSQLRELSGQVARQQSQHWNTSQASSLAAWQNAGIKNLTSGVEIQTHLSPQGLFISNKSARAQAAAAGLGLIWLHAHMLGTTETQRFFQGVVTHALINEQRAKGSLSDVNSRQIDAFRHKFNQLASIDLNNQAIFTRLQAHASDHDGGEYLLKTDHHVLMLSSRYQGRQHSYFLYDPAVGELRVSGPDVVKNREVLNTVLQNYLAGKIYPLDNQTRAEYYGVKQQRGQYLFETYKINIAQARTTYPALTALQVLLSDFRHPPQSLHTPQLHHQSKRLDRAFNFVLNTFTLAPRILESMRVTHGWQRAIKFSHRAGIGMQGYGYLRGLYDLKRYDERVNNSALIQQEIATQPVDLEFERNFAMASFASNIAIDVTQYGLGKLGGYLANRMVPGSRLGQIGVSAGSKLARFGGPILGGLSSGFDIFQAQRLFRAQADILDPKIRQDFIVSGSLSVVGAAISIGSAIAFALGGTAAAVAVPVSLIIGAGMILGSEIYGAVRQIEEIQHHVSLDFMETLSNGWRVFTGEGLDNRVQNRISFSQAKKLARQEYDRLLREQSRKILLSNRNIDVLYTTRGQIKLQQHYYRKIVAKDLAGREHTIRDHILASENAKAMVAPSLSEYLLQHAHNQYPPKLGPPSVTDSDYLYYTPEQLVGTDDTVDDSGHLSHQVLKARVANQYQTVGQFTDPRGKKLRVQINNHNPIYYNIGDHSVMGDFNGDGWRDIGYFSLQGFYLLLADKKGGYGQAQRIGQIEEIESIYQDAAKNPIKPRLFVRDINHDGRDDIVIKAGKLKPIHILLAQENNGFIIKKPKMSFPSLWQLRAITVLADIDGDLRADLVSFIDDHISIHYGGTDGEFTSEISVPVSRLNGRLGHDYIHHLSGDIDGDGCDDIVSITREGQLHILLGKNDSFLWEPFKKISKQSHHSVQKLLANFGRQRVQLHDMNTDGYADLVVIQNDGSYTISYGGEEGVFRAEIDDTWRQENGQTVAYRPNRLAAGEQHILGLNTGKDGQAVLLSLNKQGDVNAHTFSSTRIKDTIAWFRLGDGNDSAIGHQHQINHFDVAAGRKQFTGGHQADRFLLMGKAAPDQPSVLNGGTALQDQGDAVIAAAQLVGTEGYNINLDVGYAKYRHSKKIIAELHNIEHAYGHSGTNDILVGDNGNNVLDGMGGIDTLIGNDGNDILTLQAGMASGGRGIDSYHILQNNSDRNVTIVVEETQNLPEISNILLDYKAEQITSITLHKQDVWIRLRNDEGRLTTVVLRAMYSSVENKQRKRQHIYHLSSRDGLLITEWPAIMEHSSDGGGRLPHLTAQYKPERDRNWQERIQGARAENVQVHLTARNRWGQGQININIVGHASTINTPVIALPSFIQLDMVGTKFVNYLEGDDNSNYLWSTHGKDLLVGKGGTDHYMTGLGNREITIDNYDNGASSGGEPAEDILLLPWLFKDIRLTQKGKDIVLSHRNAPALHSSIRLLNFMQHRDYRHLWLQDENRVLQPLIRNDLGAVSLGQVQVTSGDDVVMVYHETVLTVNKLNLLAGDDIFIARSMGGYTVEGGEGDDVIVIETGNNILIGGKGKDTMVAGNENDIYQYARGDGQDIITDSGGHDRLYFSDPDITKEDIRLKRQGNDLVVLIDGLDSTSSLSDSVTIKNHYSLSERGLLEYKIEIITVGAFQLAISSIDDLLIDNMVEAMSNFPFSEQAVFDMGLTQASFSTTDFPIADRENRQASQV, encoded by the coding sequence ATGCCAAGAATGCAGGCTTCAACAACAGTTCACCCCTCGACGGTCTCACAAACCCCTTATGTACCCATTTACTATACTGGTGAACAGGCCACTGAGATCCATGTTTTTAAACAGTCTGCAAACTATCCTCAATTTAGAAAAGAATATGAGCAGGCTATTGATAATATCATTAGGTTCTATAACCAACATAGTCCGGATAAAGGGCTTAGTGTTATTACATCGGAACATGGGATCAAGGCCACAGTAGAGGAAATGTTAACGCAATTCAAAGCTGAACTGTTTGCCGGTAACGTTGATGTGACTTATCTGCATAGTCTTTATTCAGCAAAACAACATATGGAAGAGATTGCTCAACTTCTTGTAGAAAGAGACAAAGAAGGTAAACGAGAGGCAGGAATAGAGAGGATAGAAAAACAACCGGTAGAAGAAAGGGACGTTCCTCTCGAAAAAAAACTGGATGAAATTTGTGAACTGGCAAAAAAAATTAAGTGGTGTGGTTCTGGCGTTAAAAGTTATATCTTGAATACTAAACTCAGCCTGAGTACTCCATTTGGCGATCTCTTAAGCAAAATGGATATCGTTAAATTAAAAATAGCAAGTCGGGTGGTCACTGAGTTTACCAGTAGTGATGCTATACCCGTCTATTATAGAGCCGGTGTACACACTTTTAATTTTTACCTTGATCGATTTAGTGAAGAACTTAACATCCCTCGCAGTCACGATCCACACGCACGATTTATGCCGATAGACTCACGAAATTACCTGGCTTGTCAGCAAGCGTTAATGGCTGCCGTAACGCCCTATAACCTGACTTATGAGCTGGCTATGCATTATTTGCACAATCTGCGTAATATCTTCCCAAAAAACCCGTCCGACAAAATGCCAGAATTTTCTTTAATACGGGATACTGTCATTGCTTTGCAACCGGGCTATGGAGAAATCAGCTTATCTTCTCTTATCGAGGAAGCCGCAGACGGTGGCTATCAGCTACGGCAAGATATGACTTTACTGCAGGTGGACATCGCCAGACAACTCTCTCAGCTCTCACGTTCATTGCCTAAAAACCGCTGGCCAAGCTGGTCAATAGAAACATTATACGATGATAGCAGGGGGAATAAGATTCAGCGGATAGGTGACTTATTTTGGCGAGAAGAAGAGGGTGAGTTAAGCCCACTGGATATGATACATCTCAAGCAATACAGCCACTATACCGATCAAATTGCTTCTGGGCAGATAATGCGCATTCTGGGGAAAACCAGTGAGCAAGATGCGCAGTGGCTAAGTCAACTTAATCCTAGATATCTACAGGCAGCAGAGCCGAAGGAAATTGCCTTGTTTTTCTCAAAACTGGGTGACGAGGAGAGTATCGCCTATGCAAGACGCCATAGTGGGTGGTTCAAAACACTGGCAACTAATCCATTAATGCCGATTCTATTAAAACGCCCAGGTGATCAACTGGCTAACATTCCGGCTGATTTGTTACAGGAAGCGTCCCCTGCAGACCTTGCTTTGTTTTTCTTAAAATTGGGTGATGAGGGAGGTATTGATTATGCGCAACGTTATATTGAATGGTTTAAAACGTTAGCAGTCAATCCATTGATGTCGGTACTCTTAACACTGCCTAATGAGAAGCTAGCCGACATTTCTGTTGATTTATTGCCAACGATGAACACGGCAGAAATATGCTATTTTTTTGAGCAGCGTAACAATTATCGTGCTGCAACTTATATCCAAAATTACGTTACCTGGTTTAACAGTCAATATCAGAATATATCCTATGATGTGGCAGATCCTTGGACTGCCCAGGATATCGAACCAAGGCGTCTACTGTTAGAAATAATTATTAAGCAGGCCTTGGCAGCGCCGCACAGTCCCCCCATTAGTCATGCAGGTATTCTGGGTAATTTATTGATTTGTGCTATCGAATATGAAGATAAGTACATGGCTCGTTTATTGCTGCAACGAGAAGAAATCGGTTTAAAGCAGATTCAGTATGGGCATCGTGAGAATCCTTTATTTTTGGCACTAAGGAAAAACCAAACCGAATTAGTCACCCTATTGTTAGCTCGGCATCCATTAGCAGATTATCAAGATCCCGGTCGTTATAACGTGCTTTATCATCCAGTCGCACACAAAAATTTCGAGATACTTAGAGAACTGTTGATTGCCGGTGCTGATCCGGATGAAAAAAATGTGTTGATGAGAGATTTATTTAACACGCGTGTCGCGACCAAAACCACGATTTTGGAACAGGCTGTTTTGTCAAAAGACAGCAGGATGGTGAAGATATTACTGGCGTATCAAGCCAAGGATGATTCCGCTAATGCATTGATGCTTGCCATCGAACAAGGAAATATCGAAATGGTTAGAGCGTTGGTAACCTTAGAGCGCCCACCTCCCTCCAACCCAGACCAATCCAACATTTACCATCGAGCGATAGCTTGTGCACAGCGAGCCCCCAATTCCCCAGCCGTTATCAGCATTCTTCAACGGGAAAAACATAATTTAACATGGCCAAATAATCTGCCGGATCATGCGACTTCAAATCTATTTCGTTACCGGGTATTTTCCATTGCTGAGCTAGATGAACCGGCAGTAATATCTGGTCAATTCTATAAAGATATACAGAGTTCTCTTGCTAGATTAAACGATCCACTGATATCCGATAGCGAGCAGATCGAAACTGCTTTCATTTTGAAAAACCAGATACAGTCTTATATTCGTCGGTATCCGAATTCTAAGCGTAATCCGGATTTTTTAACGCTCAATTATCAAATCGATAAGGTGTTATTTATCTCGGATGAGCAAAAATCTGTCAATAAGGGGATCCTTGATATTGCACAAACACAGCCGGCATTGGCGGCGGATGTGTATCAGATGATATTTAATGAGTCTCTTTATGTTCGACCCATTTTAATGGATTTTATTATCCGAGGGATGAAAAAAAATTATTACTTCATGGTAACCCAGGGAATTTCTGGTGCACTGCCGGATGAAAATAATCTGGGCTTTGGCGTCATCTTCCACATTCCACTGACCGAGAAATTTAAAGATTTTGAGACTGCATTATCAATGGCGCAAGAAAAAAGGTTATTAAAGAAAATTGCGGTTGATAGAGTAAAAAGATGGATCCATGTGGGCTACACAGTTAAAGAATTATACGCATTAAATTTCCATCAAAAAGAGGCAACACAGGCTATTGTTCCCCTACTGCTTGCACTCCATTCTGACCATAATCATTATAATGATGAACATAAGGTGTTTGATAAATATGCCAATAAAGAGTATGTACGCAAGCAGCAGAAAGCAGGTTTACTGCGCATAAAACAAACTTACCACAGCATTTACCATACCAATATAGCGGCTTGGGATAAGCAGTATTCATTTGAATCTCGGCTTCAGCTCAATCAACTACTCCATCAACAAACCAGCGTAAAAGGGCGGTTCGCTCTGCTGCTTGAGGGGCGTCAGGGGTTGTTGATGAACCTGCAATTTGGTTTGTTAGATCGGCATGATCTTATTATTCCACAGATTGATACACTGAAAGAACTGGGTGTCACTACCCTGGCTTTACCTCTGCTCGGCATAACACAACCGTTCATCGATGATTACCAGCGTACCAGGCAGATGCCAATGTATTTACAAATGATGTTACATCATGCTGGTCTGGAAAGATTGTTTATTGCTGCCTGTGAAAAAGGGATGAACGTCATTGCGCTGGGCAAAAGAACTTCTGCTTGGAACACCATGTACAAAAAAAGTATGGTAAATAATCTGGCGGAGGAAAAACTAAAATCGGTGCCTAAAGGTGAAAAATTCATTGTCGTCGCTGATGATACGCTTTTTCTATCTAATCCTGGTAGAGGACGTTTCTTACCAGGTATTGCTCACCGTTTGGGATTGCCTGTAGTGGGTATCGATGAACAAAACAGGTTTTATATCCGAGCCGATGATCTCTCGCAGCGTGGTGTTTATGACAATGTGGGAGATGCTTATCACCAAGGATTAAGTGATCATCATTCTCACTCAGCATGGCGAAATAATGATGTGGACGGATGGAGCCGGGCAACAGTTAATCTGGTTAGCAACCACACCAATACGCGATTTGATGGCCAGCTTATTCTTCAGCTTGAAGATGACGTCGAAGTCAGAGACGCGGCAGCAAAATTGGCCGGAAAGCATCCAAATAAATCGGTGTTTGTGCAGCTCGACAGTGAGGGCAACTATCGTGTCATCTATGGCTCCTTGCGGTGGCTGACCGGTAATCTGCGCTGGCAAGTGGTAGGGCATGGCCGTGGCGGTGAAAACCATATTAATCATCAAACACTGGCCGGGTATAATCCTGCTAGCTTGGCTAAAAAGATAACACAGCTTAGTACTCAATTGCATGCTAACTATGGTATCCATGCGGTGCCTAGCTACGTTAGCCTTGTAGGATGTTCGTTAACTGACGAAAGCGGACAACCTGGCGGTTATGCTAAAGAATTTGGCATATTACTGGCTAAGCAAGGTATCTATGCCGACATTGGTGCTCGCAGAACGAGGCTGACTGTCAATGAGCTCGGCCAGAAACTCACACCACAGGGAGCAGGTGCCTGGCAGGATAAAATAGGTGATGACAAGTTAGTATTCAGTTGGAATAAAGACGGCCAATTAGTCTCAGCCAGAAATCTGGCCGCACGCTTAGAACGTGCCGTCGTGTTGATAGATAAGCTGGCGGCGGGAGAGGTGAAATATGTTGCACTGGATGACCAGCAACGCCGTGATCTGACGGATTCTTTTCATGTAACAGAACACAGCTCAGGCACGTTAGCTGAAAAGGTTTTGGACGTAAAACAATTAATGCTAACTGTTTTTGATAGTAAGTACCATCAGTGGTGGCGCCACCAGGTTGATCAACTTTTACAACTGCAAGGTATTCACTCACAATTACGTGAATTAAGTGGTCAAGTAGCGCGGCAACAAAGCCAACATTGGAATACCAGCCAGGCAAGCAGCCTCGCTGCGTGGCAGAACGCAGGCATAAAAAATCTCACGTCTGGTGTAGAAATTCAGACACACCTTTCTCCTCAAGGGCTATTTATTAGCAATAAAAGCGCTCGTGCTCAGGCTGCCGCTGCCGGGCTCGGATTAATCTGGCTTCATGCTCACATGTTGGGAACAACCGAAACACAGCGTTTTTTTCAGGGTGTAGTGACGCACGCCCTGATTAACGAACAAAGAGCAAAAGGCAGCCTATCCGATGTAAATTCACGTCAGATTGATGCATTCCGCCATAAATTTAATCAATTGGCATCAATCGATCTCAATAATCAAGCGATCTTTACTCGTCTGCAGGCGCATGCTTCTGATCATGATGGTGGAGAATATCTATTAAAAACTGACCATCATGTATTGATGTTGTCCAGTCGTTATCAAGGTAGGCAACACAGCTATTTTTTGTATGATCCCGCTGTTGGAGAACTTAGAGTGAGTGGCCCTGATGTAGTAAAAAACAGGGAAGTATTGAATACGGTGCTGCAAAACTATCTCGCGGGTAAAATTTACCCATTGGATAACCAAACTCGGGCAGAATATTATGGGGTCAAGCAACAAAGGGGCCAATATTTGTTTGAAACCTACAAAATTAATATTGCCCAGGCAAGAACGACCTATCCCGCGTTGACGGCTCTACAAGTATTGTTGAGCGATTTTCGCCATCCCCCACAATCCCTCCACACACCGCAACTTCACCATCAGTCAAAAAGGCTGGACCGGGCATTTAATTTTGTCTTAAATACGTTCACGTTAGCTCCCCGAATATTAGAAAGTATGCGTGTGACCCACGGTTGGCAACGTGCCATCAAGTTTAGTCACCGTGCAGGTATCGGGATGCAGGGATACGGTTACCTGCGTGGACTTTATGATCTTAAAAGGTATGATGAAAGAGTTAATAACAGTGCCCTTATCCAGCAAGAGATTGCCACACAGCCGGTTGATTTAGAGTTTGAAAGAAATTTTGCTATGGCTTCTTTTGCTTCAAATATAGCGATTGATGTGACTCAATACGGCTTGGGTAAACTGGGCGGCTATCTAGCGAACAGAATGGTTCCTGGCTCTCGTCTGGGCCAGATAGGCGTTAGTGCAGGTTCTAAGTTAGCCAGGTTTGGTGGGCCAATACTAGGCGGATTATCCAGTGGTTTTGATATCTTCCAGGCTCAACGGTTATTCCGTGCCCAGGCGGACATCTTAGACCCCAAAATACGACAAGATTTCATCGTTAGTGGTTCGCTTTCAGTGGTAGGGGCGGCGATCAGCATTGGTAGCGCGATTGCTTTTGCCTTAGGAGGCACGGCTGCTGCTGTCGCCGTGCCTGTTAGCCTGATTATTGGCGCAGGAATGATATTGGGTTCAGAAATCTACGGGGCTGTACGTCAAATAGAGGAGATTCAGCACCATGTGAGTTTGGATTTTATGGAAACCTTGAGCAACGGTTGGCGGGTTTTCACTGGAGAAGGACTGGATAATAGGGTACAAAATAGGATAAGTTTTAGTCAAGCAAAAAAGCTGGCTCGTCAGGAATATGACCGCCTGCTCAGAGAGCAGTCCCGGAAGATACTGTTGTCTAATAGAAATATCGACGTTCTTTACACCACTCGTGGTCAGATTAAATTGCAACAACATTATTATCGGAAAATAGTGGCTAAAGATCTGGCGGGTAGAGAGCACACGATACGTGATCACATTCTTGCCAGTGAAAATGCCAAGGCTATGGTGGCACCCTCCCTGTCTGAATATTTATTACAACATGCGCATAATCAGTACCCACCCAAACTTGGGCCACCCTCAGTAACCGACAGTGACTACCTTTATTACACCCCTGAACAACTAGTGGGTACCGACGACACTGTTGATGATAGTGGTCATCTTTCTCACCAGGTGCTTAAGGCACGGGTTGCTAATCAGTACCAAACAGTAGGTCAATTTACTGATCCTAGAGGCAAAAAACTCAGAGTACAGATCAATAATCACAATCCTATCTATTACAACATAGGTGATCACAGTGTCATGGGGGATTTTAACGGTGATGGTTGGCGTGATATCGGTTATTTTTCTCTGCAGGGATTTTATCTGTTACTGGCCGATAAAAAAGGGGGTTATGGTCAAGCCCAGCGGATAGGGCAAATTGAAGAGATCGAATCGATCTATCAGGATGCAGCAAAAAATCCAATAAAACCACGGCTTTTTGTCAGAGATATCAACCATGATGGCCGTGATGATATTGTTATCAAAGCCGGTAAGCTGAAGCCGATTCATATTTTATTAGCGCAAGAAAATAACGGTTTTATCATTAAAAAACCTAAGATGAGTTTTCCTTCTCTATGGCAATTGCGAGCAATAACCGTCCTGGCGGATATTGATGGTGATTTGCGTGCTGATTTAGTGTCATTTATCGATGATCATATCAGTATCCATTATGGTGGCACGGATGGAGAGTTTACCTCGGAAATTAGTGTACCGGTATCGAGATTAAATGGGCGCTTGGGACATGACTATATCCACCACCTCTCTGGTGATATCGATGGTGATGGTTGTGACGATATTGTTTCAATTACGCGTGAAGGCCAATTACACATCTTGTTGGGTAAAAACGACAGTTTTTTGTGGGAGCCATTTAAAAAAATATCAAAACAATCTCATCACTCTGTTCAAAAGCTACTGGCTAATTTTGGTCGCCAGCGGGTGCAGTTACATGACATGAATACTGATGGTTATGCTGATCTAGTCGTCATACAGAATGATGGCAGTTATACCATTTCTTACGGGGGAGAAGAGGGAGTATTCCGTGCCGAGATCGATGATACCTGGCGCCAGGAAAATGGCCAGACTGTAGCCTATCGTCCTAATCGATTAGCGGCCGGTGAACAACATATTCTTGGCCTTAACACAGGTAAAGATGGCCAGGCGGTCTTGTTATCTCTCAATAAGCAAGGAGACGTTAATGCGCATACTTTTAGTTCCACTCGTATTAAGGATACTATCGCCTGGTTCCGATTAGGCGATGGTAACGATAGCGCTATCGGCCATCAGCACCAGATAAATCATTTCGATGTGGCGGCAGGAAGAAAACAATTTACCGGTGGGCATCAGGCAGATCGTTTCCTGTTGATGGGTAAGGCGGCGCCAGATCAGCCCAGTGTACTGAATGGGGGAACTGCATTACAAGATCAGGGTGATGCAGTCATAGCAGCGGCTCAACTGGTTGGAACAGAAGGGTATAACATTAACCTCGATGTGGGTTACGCAAAATACCGACACAGTAAAAAAATTATTGCTGAATTACACAACATCGAACATGCCTACGGACATAGTGGCACCAATGACATATTAGTGGGTGATAATGGTAACAATGTTCTCGACGGCATGGGGGGTATAGATACTCTGATTGGCAACGATGGCAATGACATTTTGACGTTACAGGCAGGTATGGCATCGGGCGGCAGAGGAATAGACAGTTATCACATTTTACAAAATAATTCGGATCGAAATGTGACAATAGTTGTGGAAGAAACCCAGAATTTGCCGGAAATTAGCAACATACTACTCGACTACAAAGCAGAGCAAATTACATCGATTACATTACACAAGCAAGATGTCTGGATCAGGCTACGCAATGATGAGGGGCGACTCACCACAGTGGTATTACGTGCAATGTACAGCTCCGTCGAAAATAAGCAAAGAAAACGTCAACATATTTATCACTTATCTAGCCGTGACGGTCTATTAATAACAGAATGGCCAGCTATCATGGAACATAGCTCAGACGGTGGTGGGAGGCTGCCCCATTTAACCGCGCAGTATAAACCTGAACGCGATCGTAATTGGCAGGAGCGTATTCAAGGAGCCAGAGCAGAAAATGTACAGGTTCATCTGACCGCACGTAACAGATGGGGACAGGGGCAGATTAATATCAATATTGTCGGGCATGCCAGCACAATAAATACACCTGTTATTGCGCTTCCAAGTTTTATCCAGCTGGATATGGTAGGCACAAAATTTGTCAATTACTTGGAAGGAGATGATAACAGTAACTACTTATGGAGTACTCACGGCAAAGACCTTCTCGTAGGAAAAGGGGGAACCGATCACTATATGACGGGGCTTGGGAATCGAGAAATAACCATTGACAACTATGACAATGGTGCTTCAAGTGGTGGAGAGCCTGCAGAAGACATCTTGTTGCTACCCTGGCTGTTCAAAGATATCCGTCTGACACAAAAGGGTAAGGATATTGTGCTCAGTCACCGTAATGCACCCGCTCTACACTCTAGCATCCGTCTTCTCAATTTTATGCAACATCGAGATTACCGCCATCTCTGGCTACAGGATGAGAACAGGGTACTTCAGCCGTTAATTCGTAACGATTTGGGTGCGGTATCTTTGGGACAGGTGCAGGTCACATCAGGCGATGACGTCGTCATGGTATATCATGAGACAGTGCTTACCGTTAATAAGCTTAACTTACTGGCAGGGGATGACATTTTTATTGCTCGCAGCATGGGTGGCTATACCGTGGAGGGTGGGGAAGGTGACGACGTGATAGTCATTGAAACAGGTAATAACATCCTGATAGGTGGGAAAGGTAAGGATACAATGGTAGCAGGCAATGAAAATGATATCTATCAATACGCCCGCGGTGATGGCCAGGATATTATTACCGACAGTGGTGGCCATGATAGGCTCTATTTCTCTGACCCTGATATCACCAAAGAGGATATCAGATTAAAAAGACAGGGTAATGATCTCGTTGTGTTGATTGATGGCTTGGATTCAACAAGCAGTTTGAGTGACAGTGTAACGATAAAAAATCATTATTCTCTCTCAGAGAGAGGATTACTGGAGTACAAAATCGAAATAATAACAGTGGGTGCATTTCAGTTAGCTATCAGCAGCATTGACGATCTGTTGATTGATAACATGGTTGAAGCAATGTCGAATTTTCCTTTTTCAGAACAGGCCGTATTTGACATGGGACTGACACAAGCGTCATTTTCAACGACAGATTTTCCAATTGCTGACAGAGAAAATCGTCAAGCATCCCAAGTTTAA
- the dksA gene encoding RNA polymerase-binding protein DksA, whose translation MQEGQKHKTIPLSILANAGLERYQEKPGEEYMNVNQLAHFKRILTEWRHQLRGEVDHTVTHLQDGAANFPDPVDRAAQEEEFSLELRNRDRERKLLKKIEKTLNRIEDKDFGFCDVCYEEIGIRRLEARPTADLCIDCKTLAEIREKQMTG comes from the coding sequence ATGCAAGAAGGGCAGAAACATAAAACCATACCCTTGAGCATTCTCGCCAACGCTGGGTTGGAACGTTACCAAGAGAAACCAGGTGAAGAGTACATGAATGTTAATCAGCTGGCTCATTTCAAAAGGATCCTGACAGAATGGCGGCATCAACTCAGGGGTGAAGTCGATCATACTGTAACCCATTTGCAAGACGGGGCGGCTAACTTTCCTGATCCTGTTGACAGGGCGGCACAAGAAGAAGAATTTAGCCTCGAACTGCGTAACCGTGACCGCGAACGTAAGTTGCTCAAGAAAATCGAAAAAACGCTGAACAGAATCGAAGATAAAGACTTCGGCTTCTGTGATGTCTGTTATGAAGAAATTGGTATTCGCCGCTTGGAAGCGCGACCCACAGCTGATCTGTGTATTGATTGTAAAACCTTGGCTGAAATACGTGAAAAGCAGATGACAGGCTAG